In Gimesia chilikensis, the genomic window TTTCTACTTACCTGGTGCCAGATGTGGAATTACTCCGCGCAGACCGCTCACGCGGCTGAAAGGAGCACTTGCCATGGATAGCGAGGAACCGCAGCGCGTACCTCGAGAGAATACAGCCCCGACTGCTGCATGAAAAGCGAATCGCTCGACGAAATTAAAGCCTGGTAAATCGCTCAATACTACTTTGCTATTCAAAAGAGAGTACAATGAGTCGATTGCTTAGACCATATGGGACTGACACGATGACTGATCGAAGCAGATAACTAAAGGAAACAAATCTATCAGCAACAAGGACATGCAACCAAGTGAGGTAGTCCTGAATAACAATAAACAAAAAAGCCAGCCTGCGCAACGACATACTATCGCACCGCAACCTGCAGGCTTTTATTCTAAACTGTCAAACAGCACACTTCAATTGCACGCAGAAAAAAACCATATAAATGTACATAGTAACACAAGACTAACCTGTGCCAAAGCAAGCTTCAGCACAGGTTAAATCCAGATGGCTTTTTCCTCAGCGACGATTTACTTAACTTCAGCGGAACCGCCTGCTTCTTCAACTTCCTTAACCAGAGCTTCAGCATCTTCCTTGGAGACGCCTTCTTTCAGCGGCTTAGGAGCACCTTCTACCAGTTCTTTGGCTTCCTTCAGACCGAGGCCTGTGGCGCCACGAACGACTTTAATAACCGGAATCTTGTTGTCGCCGAATCCGGTCAGAATGACGTCGAATTCAGTCTTTTCTTCAGCAGCTTCACCGCCACCGTCTCCACCACCAGCGGGGCCAGCCATCATGACGGCGCCACCGGCTGCAGCTTTGATTCCATGAACTTCTTCGAGGTAATCAGCCAGTTCTTTAGCCTGGAGCAGAGTCAAACCAGCAATTTTGTCGCCCAGTTCTTTGGTTTCTTCACCAAATTCAGTTGTTGCTTCGGCTGTCGCCATCTTCTCTTTCCTTTCGCACGAATGCGTAAAAAAAATCTCTCAATAGTGTAAATCAAATCAACGCCGCTACGTCACTACGGTCGTTGCTACAAATTTTTGAATATCCGCCTCAGGGAGAGACAGACCGGCCGTCTATCCTTCTTCGCCTTCGGCGATCGACTTGATCTGTCCGACCACGGTTCCACCTGGCCCTTTGAGTGTCGCTGCCAGCTGTGAACCAGGTCCGAGGATTCGACCGACAATGTCTGCGATCAGTTCCATACGACCAGGGCTCTTGCTCAGCTTGGTCACATCATCAGTGGACAGAGAGGTTCCCTCTGTCAGACCACCCTTGATGTCGAGCTCCTGGATTTCCTTAGCCCATTTGCTCATCTCTTTAGAGAGCTCAACGATATCCTCGCCACCCCAGACCAGAGTTGAAGGTCCCTTGAGAACCTCTTCCAACCCCTCAATGCCTTTATTGGCAAACGCCCGTCGAGCGAGTGAGTTCTTGACTGTCAGAGCAGAGAGCCCTTTTTCCTGCAGTTTGATGCGGAAACTGTTATCAGTAATCGCATCCACTTTTGCAGAATCTATCACGACGAAGTCGCGGACATCGCCGATC contains:
- the rplJ gene encoding 50S ribosomal protein L10; amino-acid sequence: MSKFVKEMIISEIESQIGDVRDFVVIDSAKVDAITDNSFRIKLQEKGLSALTVKNSLARRAFANKGIEGLEEVLKGPSTLVWGGEDIVELSKEMSKWAKEIQELDIKGGLTEGTSLSTDDVTKLSKSPGRMELIADIVGRILGPGSQLAATLKGPGGTVVGQIKSIAEGEEG
- the rplL gene encoding 50S ribosomal protein L7/L12, with the protein product MATAEATTEFGEETKELGDKIAGLTLLQAKELADYLEEVHGIKAAAGGAVMMAGPAGGGDGGGEAAEEKTEFDVILTGFGDNKIPVIKVVRGATGLGLKEAKELVEGAPKPLKEGVSKEDAEALVKEVEEAGGSAEVK